A stretch of DNA from Candidatus Binatia bacterium:
GTCCACTCCGCTCGCCAAAAAGGCGACAACCCGCGTTCACTTTGCTAGCCAGAAAACGCCATGGAGCTCCAAATCGAACTCGACCATGTCGAAGCCCGCGTGCTGGGCGTACTCGTCGAGAAAGCCTTGACCACGCCCGAGTATTATCCCCTTTCTCTCGCCGCGGTCACGACCGCCGCCAACCAGAAAACCAACCGTGACCCGGTCACGAATCTCGAAGAACCCGACGTGCTTGTAGCTCTCGAGTCGTTGGCGAAGAAGTTTCTGGTGCGCCGCCTGTGGCCCTCGAACAGTCGGGTGGAAAAGTTCGCGCACAATGGCAAAGATGCCTTGGGTCTAGAGGCAGGGTCTCTGGCCGTGTTGGCGGAACTGCTTTTGCGGGGACCTCAAACGCCTGGCGAGCTGCGTACCCATGTCAGCCGCATGGTGCCGCTACCCTCGTTGGAGGCTCTTCAAGAGATGATCCAACCACTATTGGAGAGGGGTCTGGTCCGCCGTTTGCCTCCCGCGCCGGGCTCGCGGGCCGAGCGCTACACGCAAACTCTTTGGCGCGACCCTCGTAGCGACGTTGCCGTTGCAACGCCTTTGACCGCTCCGCCACCGCAACGTTCCGACGGGGAACTGGCCGAGCGTGTCAGAGAACTGGAAGAGCGCCTGGCGCGTGCGGAACGGCAGATTGTTCGTCTGGCTCAGAGCGTAGGGATGTCACTGGAAGCGTTGTCGCAAGCGGGCCGGGAAGACTGAGAAAGCACATGAGCGGCCGCCGCGAGTGCCCGGAACCACGGAAAGCCAATCGGGGAGAAATCGAATGAGCGAGCGAGTTTCCGCACCCCAATCGCAGAAGCAGGAGCGCGCGTACGAGTGGATCAAAGCTTTGAGCGAGATGCCGCACCGTATTGCGGGCTCGCTGTACGAGCGGCAAAGCGCGGAAATGGTTTCTGACTGGTTGCATTCTCTAGGGTTCTCTGACGTTCAGCTCGTACCCGCCCGCGGCGGTCCCCGGCCCGGCCTTGCCTTGGCGCTGCACGCGGCCGTAGGTCTTCTCGGGCTGCTGTGGGGTGGCGTCATCGGCATCGTGCTCGCTGCTCTGGCAACCTGGTCGTTTTACAGCGAGCACTTGCGCCGCAGCCCGCTTCTCTCCCGCCTCTTGCGAGCACCCGACTCGGTAGATGTCGTGGCGCGATACGGTCCGCCGCAAGCTCCCCGTAAAGTCGTCCTGACGGCTCATATCGACACCACCGAAGCGGGCTGGGTCTTTTCCCCCGCCCTCGCCGACTTCTTCGCGCGTTGGAATCATCGCCGCGAAGCGGATTTCTCTCCCATTCCCCTCCCACCGCTGGCGCTTCCTTATTATCTACTGTGGCTGGCCGCTCTCGTGACCGCCGCGGAGTGGATGGGGGCGCATGGATTTCTCTTCGGCTTACTCCGGCTCGGGGCGATTCTCGGACTCGGTCTGGCAACCGCGCTGGGGTTGCAGTGGGCCATGGCGCGTGCGACACCCGGCGCCAATGACAATGCTTCGGCAGTGGCCGCGATGCTGCTGGCGGCCGACACTTTGAAACACTCTCTCCCTTCGAACACAGAACTGGTTGTGGTGGGCACGGGGGCGGAGGAGTGCGGTTGTGGCGGGATGTGGGAACTTCTCGAGGGCTATCCGCATTGGGACCGCGAGCAGACGTTCTTCATCAATTTCGAGTGCGTCGGGGGTGGCCATCTCCACTACGTTTCCAGTGAAGGATTGCTCGGTCGCGTGCACTATCCGCCGGAACTGCTGTGCGTGGCTCGAACGGTCGCTGCGAGCGGTCGATTCGGGCGGGTTACGCCCGTTCACCTACTGGCCGGCACGGATGGAAACGTTCCCGCGCGCAAAGGCTACCCAGTGCTGTCCCTTATTTCGCTGGAGGACAATGGCGTTCCCCGTAACTACCATCGCCTCTCGGATACGGTCGACCAGATCGACCTCGAAATGGTCGTGCGCGCGGCGGATTTCGCCACCGAGGTGGCGCGCAGAGTGACTGTGGAGTGACTCCAGCCATGGAGCGCGCTGACCCGTGCGCGTGATTGCTGGGAAGGCCAAGGGACGCAAGCTGACTGCCCCAGCCGGCCGTGCAGTGCGCCCAACGGCGGACAAAGTTCGGGGTGCGATCTTCAACGTTCTGCAACATCGTGTTGCACTCGAGGGAGCGCGTATTCTCGACCTGTTCGCCGGCAGCGGTGCCCTCGGAATCGAGGCATTGAGCCGAGGGGCAAGCGAGGTCGTTTTCCTCGAAAACGCGCCGGCGGCCATCCGCGCGCTGCGCACGAATTTGCAACGCTGCGGGTTCGAACGGCAAGCAAAAATCCTCCGCCGCAGCGTGCAGGACGGGATCGGGCAACTCGAAGCTGCGGGCGAGCGCTTCGACGGCGTACTGGCCGACCCGCCCTACGGGCGCGGATACGTCTCGTGGGTGCTCGCAACTCTGGCAACGAGTCCGCTTTTGCGCACCGGAGGTTGGGTCGTCCTCGAACACCATGTCGAGGAAACGCCTGCGCAGGAATTCTCTCCCCTGCGATTGATTCAACAGAAACGGTATGGAAAGACTGCGCTCGCTTTTTTCACCAAGGAAATGGCGACGACACCTTCCACACACTCCATTTTGAAAGCTGTTTACGCTGGCTCGTTCGATCCAATTACCAACGGCCATATCGATATCGTGCGCCGTGCCGTCGAAATTTTCGATCAAGTCATCATTGCAGTGGCCGGCGTGACGACCGACGCCAAAAAGGGCGGCGCGCTGTTCACCGCCGCCGAACGGGTCGAAATGATCCGCGAGGCGCTCGCGGATCTCGGGGAGCGGGTGGTGGTGGATAGCTTCGGGGGGTTGCTGGTGGATTACTGCGATCAGGTGGGTGCCCGGGTGATCATTCGCGGCCTGCGCGCGGTGTCGGATTTCGAGTACGAGTTCCAAATGGCCATGATGAACCGGCACTTAAAACCGCACATTCATACGCTGTTCTTACCCACCAGTGAAGCGCACTCCTACACGTCGTCCCGCCTGGTCAAAGAAGTTGCTTCTCTGGGTGGAGACATTTCGGGACAAGTGCCCGACGTGGTGCGACGGCGGCTTCTCGATAAGCTTCGCCCCTCGCGCTGATGCCTAGTTTTGGCTAGCCAAGCCCGGGCTGACTTTGGGTACCCCACTGTAGGAGAAGTGCATGCAACTCAGCGAGCGTGTGAAGTGGATCAAACCGTCTGCGACCCTGGCAGTAACGGAGAAGGCCGCCGCCCTGCGGCGCCAAGGGGTCGAGGTCATTGACCTCGGAGCTGGAGAACCTGATTTCGACACACCCGAGAATATCAAAGAGGCGGCGCGCCGAGCGCTGGCGCGCGGCGAAACGAAATACACGCCTGTCGGGGGGACGGACGAGCTCAAGTCTGCCATCATCGCCAAGCTCAAGCGGGACAACGGACTAGAGTACGCCAAGAACGAGGTGATCGCGAGTTGTGGCGGTAAACACGCCTTGTTCGTGCTGTTTCAAGCATTGTTCAACGACGGCGACGAAGTACTGGTCCCCGCGCCCTACTGGGTGAGCTATCCGGACATGCTGCTGCTGGCCGGGGCGCGAGCACGGATCGTGTTCCCCAGGAGCGGAGACGACTTCAAGCTACGTCCGGAAGATTTGGAGGCGGCTTTGACGGCTCGGACCAAAGCGGTGATCTTGAACAGCCCGAGCAATCCCGCAGGCGTTGCCTATTCGCCGGAGGAGCTCCGCGCGTTATTGGAAGTCCTTCGCGATCATACTTGTTGGATCATTTCCGACGACGTTTACGAGAAGATGGTTTATGGTGATTTCGTGCTCGGCCAAGTTCTCGCAGTGTCGCCGGAGCTGCGCTCCCGTACGATTCTTTGCAATTCGGTCTCGAAAACGTACGCCATGACGGGCTGGCGCGTCGGTTATACTGCGGGTCCCGCGGAGGTGATCAAAGCCATGACGACCCTGCAAGGCCAAATGACATCGAACCCTTCCTCTATCGCACAAGCTGCGGCGGCGGAGGCACTGGCAGGGAGTCAAGACTCGGTTCCCAAGATGATGGCTGAGTTCGAAAAGCGGCGTGACTTCGTCGTCGAACGCTTGCGTTCGATTCCGGCCGTGCGCTGCAACAAGCCCCAGGGAGCTTTTTATGTCTTCCCAAATGTATCGGCCTACCTCGGCAACCCAGGAGGCCCGCAAACGGGGGATGAGCTGGCCGCGTACTTGATCGAAAAGGCGCACGTCGCCGTGGTCGGTGGAACAGATTTCGGCTACCCGGATCATATCCGAATCTCGTACGCGAACTCACTCGAAAATCTCGACCTGGGCATTCGCCGTATTGGCAGCGCCCTGCAAGAGCTCCGAGCCGCCTAGTTCGAACGTCGGGCACAAGTTGCTGGCTTTGCATTTGGAGGGAAAACCGCTTCCGCTTCCCAAGCCCTGGAAGTGAGCTTCCGCAGTTGCCTCCGTGGCCAAAACCGTGGGAGCCCTTGGCCGACACACTCGCCCCGTTCTGAACATCCACCGGTGATGCTTGTTCCTAGGTGTTTCTTGTTCCCGGGCATTCCCTGCCCCCGGGGAGCGACCTGAAATCCGAGGCTTCACTCGTCAAAAGCATTGGTCGTTGTACGCAGTGACCGGTCATTTTGATGTGGCTACGGCAGGACCTGAGGACGATATGCGCGACGGTGTGCCTTGCAAGTACTCACCCTGATCTCTGGCGCCCTTTTCACGCCGTTGGTGCTCTTGCGGACGCGAAATCGTTTGCGGCACCCTCGCCCGGGCGCTCCGTGTCGATGCGGCGGAGATCGGCCTGCACCTCGAGGTTGTGGTCGCGAACAAAGTAGCCCACGGCGCTGCCATACTCCTGGACGCTGTCATTTGCGACCGAATCGTTCGGGTCCATCCAGGCGTAACGCGCCGCCACTTCGAGTTTCCGCGCTAATAAGATGAAGTACCCGGTCTGAGCGACCGCTCCATGCCCGTTGATTGCATCCATGCCGCGCGGGTCCACGTGCCGATAGTAGTAATCGACGAACATCCCGAATCCGCCACACTTGAAGTGGGCATCCGCGGTGGCGCCGAAGATGTCGGCCCCGGTGAAAGGCGGGGAAAGCTTTGGGTCCGCTAAACCCAGGCGCTTCGTAATGCGTCCCTTGGCTTCGTCAGCAGTGTAGGCCGTGCCGACCCCGATGCCGAACCGGGGAGTATTTTCCCGACCAGATCGCCCTCCACGTAGTCGTCCTTGAATGCGCCAAGCGGGGTGATGAGGATGCGGGCGACCACCACGTGGCCGGTGTCCTCCTTGGTAGTGCTGGGTCCGGAGCCGTTGCAAAGGCCGACCGCGTACGCCGGGCGGTCGGGCAGGGCTTCACCGTGCACCATGGCGCCGATATCGCGACCGTCGTCGCCGAAAAGGAACTCGTCATTCGTGACCGGACGACCCACAAAACTGCAGCGCTCCGGAAGAAGTCATTTGCCGGCGATTGTGCGGAATCTTGTACTGCCCCAGTTTTACCCTCGCTTGCGGTCTGTGGGTCGACTGGACATATACGTCGCGCAAGCTGAAGCTTCCGGCGAAGTCACCTTGGAAGCCGTAACGCCAATTGGGGTTGTAGACGTGCCCTTCGGTCCAGATCCGCATCCGCCTGACGCGAAAGGTGCTCTCGTCATCATCGTCCTCTTTATCGGCACCTGTGTACCGCAATTGCACCCGCCCCCCGAGCGTCAGCGAGTTGTTGCCATCGGCAGTGCTGATGCTGAAGCCCTTGCGGGGCTTGTAGCCAAAAACCAACGGGGCTTCGGTCTTCTCTTTGACTTCCTCGTATTCCTCTTAGGTGATGTAGCCCTTTTCGCGCAGCACGTCCTCGATCGTGCGCGCGCTGGCAGTGCGGCTCAGAAGCGCGACAACTGCGATGACAAAGCGAATCCTCCGTTCATCTTCGTCCTCCCTTCATCCTCGTCGCCGGACGACCGGCAAAGCCTCGGGCGAGCCGGTGATCATGCCTCCCGGAGCAATCGCATCGGCGAGTCGCAAAACGACACGCTGCCGCCAACGAGATCCTGGAGGCAGACATTCTTGACGTGTGCATCAATGGCCATCGCGGCATTGGCGTGTACCCCGGCGCCGCGACGCGGGTCAGCGGCAAAAATTTCCGGGCAGCAAGAAACAACCACGCTCCCAGCGCAAACCTCCCTGCGAGCACGCCCCACTCGACAGCGTTCGGCGCATACCCGAGCGCCCAGCGGACCAGATGGTATGCTCCGGGCAAGGCATCAAAGGCTGGCTGAATTGTGGCCGGGATCAGGAGGTTCAGCCGCGCACCAAAGACGCCCATCACCATAAACAGGCCCGCGGCTCCGAGTGGAAACGTGCCGGTGCTCCTCGTGCTCGGAAGCGACACGAGGGGCACCGGCATGGGGAACCCGAGCCCGATTTGCGCGAACCAAAACACCCACCAGGAAGGACCAAAGACCGTTAGGCTCCAGGCGGTGGCCTCGTGCGGCACGGTCCCGTTTCAAGGCCACGAGCATCTCGGACGTGAGCAGCAAAAAAGTCGAAGCACAACGTTTGGAGCGACATCCGCGCGAGATCCTTGGTGAGCGCCGCCTTTCGGTTAGGTGCGAGCCGCGACCTGTTGGCCACGAGGAAGGTCAAGAGCGCCCCACCCGACGCCAGCGCCGACACCAGGAACACGATGGGCACGATGGGGAAGAGGCCGCTGAACCTAGCGGGCCGCGCCCTGGCTACCCGCAAAGCTGGAGCCCACGCCGCCGTGCACGATGATGGCAACCGGAATTCCGACAATGCCGAGCACCTTAAGCCAGAGGCGGTCACGGGCCAGGGACACTTCTGCAGCACATCCCCTCGAGTCTTGCCCTCCGCACGGTGACCCAAGCAAATCCGCAACATGTGCGCCCCAGCCGCTCCCAGCGCCCTCGGCCACGACTTTCTCACCCGTACCGGCTACGGTCGCCGTGCCAGCCTTCGCCAGTTGCTCGAAGTACCGATGGCTGCCCTGGGGTTCCTTTCAACTGCCGTCCGTCTCCCTTTTCGAAGCCGATTCCACTTTCTGTGGTTCCAGGAACTTCGAAGTTCCTGCCCCCATCCCCAACGGATCGGAGATCGATTTTCCTCTACCCAGTCCGGCGAGGCGCGCTACACATCCCGGCGAATTAACGTCCGCCCGCAGGCGGTGCCACACTCGGGTGTAGGGCGACCCTGAACTGCTTCCAATGCAGCATCTCGTTCGTCCCCGCAAATGCGTACAAGCGGAGCTACGAAATACCGCGACCGCGGGCCAGCAGCAGGAAGCATGCAACGTGACAAACGACCAGAGGGGGCCCTGCGAAAACCGCGACGTACCACTGAGCCGCCAAATGCGAGGTGGCTCCCGTCGCAGCGGTGTGGGGAAACGCTATCGCGAGGTCCAACGTACCCACCACGGTGCAGGCCCACGCCAGTCCTCGCGCTTGGCCCCAGCCCCGCTGCTGCCCCATTAACGCCAAAGCGGCCAGAAGCGCCGTCAAGGCGTCCCCTGCGGCCGTGGCAAACGCGAAGCCCCTGGGCATACCTGGCGAGAGATTCCGGACTAGAACACCCAACCCGAGAACCCGGAACATCTCCGGCGCGATCCAGACGCTCAGCCGGGCGTCGAGAGAAAACCGTGCAGACCACGGCCAGATCGCGAAGTAGGCGATGAGGGACCAAGCAAACAGGAACCACAAGAACTGCAACACGAAAATCGCGAGGGGTTCCATCGGTGGCTCGCTGCGCTCCCCTATTCGGCTGCCCGAGGGCCCTTGTTCCGTAGGGCGCCACCCTCCGCACCAGCTCCTTCCATCGCAGCTCAACGCCGCCGTCTGCTACTCGCCTGTCGTCGGATCGATCACCGACCAGACGCGGGACACCCTGTTGACCGGGAATCCTCCTTGCTTTGCGTGTTCGCGCACCGTCTCTTCGCCGGGGGCAATGTATACGCAGTAGATCTTGTCGTCCGTAACGTAGCTATGAACCCACTGAATCTGCGGACCCATTCCCTTCAAAATCCCGC
This window harbors:
- a CDS encoding UPF0502 protein, producing the protein MELQIELDHVEARVLGVLVEKALTTPEYYPLSLAAVTTAANQKTNRDPVTNLEEPDVLVALESLAKKFLVRRLWPSNSRVEKFAHNGKDALGLEAGSLAVLAELLLRGPQTPGELRTHVSRMVPLPSLEALQEMIQPLLERGLVRRLPPAPGSRAERYTQTLWRDPRSDVAVATPLTAPPPQRSDGELAERVRELEERLARAERQIVRLAQSVGMSLEALSQAGRED
- a CDS encoding aminotransferase yields the protein MQLSERVKWIKPSATLAVTEKAAALRRQGVEVIDLGAGEPDFDTPENIKEAARRALARGETKYTPVGGTDELKSAIIAKLKRDNGLEYAKNEVIASCGGKHALFVLFQALFNDGDEVLVPAPYWVSYPDMLLLAGARARIVFPRSGDDFKLRPEDLEAALTARTKAVILNSPSNPAGVAYSPEELRALLEVLRDHTCWIISDDVYEKMVYGDFVLGQVLAVSPELRSRTILCNSVSKTYAMTGWRVGYTAGPAEVIKAMTTLQGQMTSNPSSIAQAAAAEALAGSQDSVPKMMAEFEKRRDFVVERLRSIPAVRCNKPQGAFYVFPNVSAYLGNPGGPQTGDELAAYLIEKAHVAVVGGTDFGYPDHIRISYANSLENLDLGIRRIGSALQELRAA